In one Brassica oleracea var. oleracea cultivar TO1000 chromosome C9, BOL, whole genome shotgun sequence genomic region, the following are encoded:
- the LOC106314219 gene encoding auxin-induced protein 15A, with protein sequence MGVERGSGKGLKQMLKRCSSLGKKSNVHVNSNGVPKGHFVVYVGLSRSRHIIPISFLTHPIFQMLLRQSEEEFGFYQDNGLTIPCDEDFFLSLISSINQP encoded by the exons ATGGGAGTAGAAAGAGGAAGTGGTAAGGGGCTGAAGCAGATGCTAAAGAGGTGTTCGAGTTTGGGAAAGAAGAGCAACGTCCACGTCAACTCTAACGGCGTCCCCAAAGGTCACTTCGTCGTTTACGTTGGTCTATCTAGATCCCGACACATCATTCCTATCTCCTTCCTCACGCACCCCATCTTTCAG ATGTTGCTGAGACAATCTGAGGAAGAGTTTGGGTTCTACCAAGACAATGGCCTAACCATTCCTTGCGATGAAGATTTCTTTCTCTCTCTCATCTCCTCCATTAATCAGCCTTGA
- the LOC106316765 gene encoding 3-isopropylmalate dehydrogenase 2, chloroplastic-like, which translates to MPSMRIGGVALDLVGIPLSEETLTKAKNSDDVFLGAVGWPKWDNNSKHLKLNGAVAASYGSQSVFQFKTHHCLPSVG; encoded by the exons ATGCCTAGCATGCGTATAGGAGGCGTTGCTTTGGATCTCGTCGGAATTCCTCTATCGGAGGAAACATTGACAAAGGCAAAGAACTCAGATGATGTTTTCCTCGGAGCTGTTGGATG GCCAAAATGGGATAACAATTCGAAGCATTTGAAGCTTAACGGCGCTGTTGCAGCTTCGTACGGGTCTCAAAGTGTTTTCCAATTTAAGACCCATCATTGTCTTCCCTCAG TTGGTTGA
- the LOC106315475 gene encoding golgin subfamily A member 5, which yields MAAKQEASSSSTVQSNIIEDLWSRVSTATALLTYLKSKATTLAVAEDLSQLSLADDGEQEGSISERDQAYYVSEMLKHVETVTGVMDSLAKRAIVAESEAAVQRGKALLSQQEVQRKAGQINSMSSKLEDMEKFALGTTGILGEMRQRVDDLVEETSRQKARAAENEQELCRVRRDFESLKSYVSSLISVRETLVSSEKQFQTIERLFERLVAKTTQLESDKVQKEAEVQKLMEENVRLTALVDKKEAQLLAMNEQCKMMALSSI from the exons ATGGCTGCAAAGCAAGAGGCCTCTTCTTCCTCAACTGTACAATCTAACATCATTGAGGATCTGTGGAGCCGAGTGAGTACCGCAACAGCCTTATTGACCTACCTTAAATCGAAAGCAACCACTCTTGCTGTAGCTGAGGATTTGTCCCAGCTTTCACTCGCTGATGATGGTGAACAAGAAGGATCAATATCTGAACGCGATCAGGCTTATTATGTCTCTGAGATGCTTAAGCACGTAGAGACGGTTACAGGCGTGATGGACTCTCTCGCTAAGCGTGCTATAGTCGCCGAATCCGAAGCCGCTGTTCAGAGAGGCAAGGCTCTGCTGAGTCAGCAAGAAGTTCAAAGAAAGGCTGGCCAGATCAACAGCATGTCCTCGAAACTGGAGGACATGGAAAAGTTTGCTCTAGGGACCACTGGTATCCTCGGCGAAATGCGTCAGAGGGTCGATGATCTGGTGGAGGAGACGTCTAGACAGAAGGCGAGAGCTGCGGAGAATGAGCAGGAACTCTGCCGTGTCAGGAGAGACTTTGAGTCACTTAAATCCTATGTTTCGAGTCTCATCAGCGTCAGAGAGACACTCGTCTCGTCTGAGAAGCAGTTCCAAACCATCGAGAGGCTTTTTGAACG GCTTGTTGCGAAGACAACGCAGTTGGAGAGCGATAAAGTGCAGAAAGAGGCAGAGGTTCAGAAACTAATGGAAGAAAACGTGAGACTCACGGCTCTTGTGGATAAGAAAGAGGCCCAGCTTCTGGCTATGAATGAGCAGTGCAAAATGATGGCCCTTAGCTCCATATAA
- the LOC106315712 gene encoding uncharacterized protein LOC106315712 has translation METPSSTRRVTRSQTLSAMKSSATNHLLSSSKKPEESKPRQRNGATPKRDRSALFDITNDSPIVGLAMQTPSSGVAVGKSRVKSTPGSGEALLRGQVKNLLQKVEEEEAHLITKISVESRPFIHLVTSPMGLLAPTPANTPQVLDGAPPPIVIASPVVSGQLRAASSQVEKEESLEKSPSITRSLLLDFSDKSELWESSDCSSVVTQNPEDDNSSVWSMQVNASTKDEEDDEEDQEVVFSYREEDDEEEYYEDEEEEEEVEGLCEGMRKMSFAGKHTRFVYDSDLEEMVEAEEQTPGVSRLKVFPTPTGKHVRFADEDDEE, from the exons ATGGAGACACCATCATCAACGAGGAGAGTGACTAGGTCTCAGACCCTCTCTGCCATGAAAAGCTCTGCCACCAATCATCTCTTATCATCATCAA AGAAACCAGAGGAGTCGAAACCAAGGCAAAGAAACGGCGCAACGCCGAAGCGAGACAGGTCAGCGTTGTTCGACATAACCAACGACTCGCCGATCGTGGGACTTGCGATGCAGACTCCATCCTCAGGAGTGGCTGTTGGGAAGAGCAGAGTCAAGAGCACTCCTGGATCTGGGGAGGCGCTCTTGAGAGGCCAAGTCAAGAATCTGTTGCAGAAGGTCGAAGAAGAAGAAGCGCATCTTATCACGAAGATTTCAGTTGAATCTCGTCCCTTCATCCATCTCGTTACTTCTCCCATGGGACTTCTCGCTCCGACTCCGGCCAACACTCCTCAAGTTCTCGACGGAGCGCCGCCGCCGATTGTGATCGCATCTCCGGTCGTTTCGGGACAGCTGAGAGCAGCATCTTCTCAG GTGGAGAAAGAAGAGAGTTTGGAGAAGAGTCCGAGCATAACGCGGTCATTGCTGCTGGATTTTAGTGATAAGTCAGAGCTGTGGGAGAGCTCGGACTGTTCTTCTGTGGTGACTCAGAACCCAGAGGATGATAACTCCTCGGTGTGGTCGATGCAAGTCAACGCAAGTACCAAAGACGAAGAGGATGATGAAGAAGACCAAGAAGTAGTGTTTTCGTACAGGGAGGAAGATGATGAAGAGGAATACTACGAGGATGAGGAGGAGGAGGAAGAAGTGGAAGGGTTGTGCGAGGGAATGAGGAAGATGAGCTTCGCGGGGAAGCACACTCGGTTTGTGTACGACAGTGATCTTGAAGAGATGGTGGAGGCTGAAGAGCAAACTCCTGGAGTGTCGCGTTTGAAAGTTTTCCCCACACCAACGGGAAAACATGTCAGGTTTGCGGACGAAGACGACGAGGAATGA
- the LOC106315749 gene encoding dehydrin Rab18-like, whose protein sequence is MASYQNRPGAQATDEYGNPIQQLDEYGNPIGRGATGGGGYGTGGGYGGGATGGTYGTGGEGYGAGTGALGAGVGGRHHGQEQLHKESGGGGLGGMLHRSGSGSSSSSEDDGQGGRRKKKGITDKIKEKLPGHHDQSGQSQGMGMGTTTGYDEGGYGGERHEKKGMMEKIKEKLPGGGHH, encoded by the exons ATGGCGTCTTACCAAAACCGACCCGGAGCTCAGGCCACTGACGAGTACGGAAACCCTATCCAGCAGTTGGACGAATATGGAAACCCAATTGGCCGTGGAGCTACCGGCGGAGGAGGTTACGGAACTGGTGGAGGATACGGAGGAGGAGCAACGGGTGGGACCTACGGGACAGGTGGCGAAGGATACGGGGCTGGAACTGGAGCACTGGGAGCTGGCGTAGGAGGTAGGCATCACGGCCAGGAGCAGCTCCATAAGGAAAGTGGTGGTGGTGGCTTGGGAGGAATGCTTCACCGCTCTGGATCCGGATCCAGCTCTAGCTCG GAGGATGATGGACAAGGTGGGAGGAGGAAGAAGAAGGGAATAACTGATAAGATTAAGGAGAAGTTGCCAGGTCACCATGATCAGTCTGGTCAATCTCAAGGCATGGGGATGGGAACTACCACTGGTTATGACGAGGGAGGCTATGGTGGCGAACGCCACGAGAAGAAGGGGATGATGGAAAAGATCAAGGAAAAGCTTCCCGGTGGTGGTCATCACTAA